One Granulicella sp. 5B5 DNA window includes the following coding sequences:
- the scpB gene encoding SMC-Scp complex subunit ScpB, with protein sequence MSLKAKIEAVIYASEEPVTLAQLIGLLGEEGQAELDTLASNQLSLDTESFAQNEAAEIEEETAAESDEETAAEDEGPADPDALNAEILDTTEDSPDTTETSPESTTDVSSRPESAPSADAAERPAVEPGDEASATDTPAPDAKSLAAAEKLRARKLRDYFRSLLDQLIADYAVADRGFEIKEVASGFRFATKPEYHDAVRGFVKSLKPPLKLSLQALETLAVVAYKQPITAPEVSEIRGVESAGTLGSLLTRKLIATAGRKQVIGRPILYKTTKDFLLRFGLKDINELPSIEEFERMAGELNEAVQEEIQMEEHQASDIELSSQSESAPSADGVERPADEPAPESGGSPALDELNAVPEPTHTLHETPEDLISDKSTHPEGTKQETE encoded by the coding sequence ATGAGCCTCAAAGCCAAAATAGAAGCCGTCATCTACGCCTCCGAAGAACCTGTCACGCTTGCGCAACTCATCGGCCTGCTCGGTGAAGAGGGCCAGGCCGAGCTGGACACGCTCGCCTCCAACCAGCTCTCGCTCGACACCGAGTCCTTCGCGCAAAACGAAGCCGCGGAGATCGAAGAGGAGACCGCCGCGGAGTCTGACGAAGAGACCGCCGCCGAAGACGAAGGCCCCGCCGATCCCGACGCCTTGAACGCCGAGATCCTCGACACTACCGAAGACTCTCCAGACACCACCGAAACTTCCCCTGAGTCCACCACAGATGTGTCATCTCGACCGGAGTCCGCGCCTTCTGCGGACGCAGCGGAGAGACCTGCAGTTGAACCCGGCGACGAAGCCTCCGCGACTGACACCCCGGCCCCCGACGCTAAGTCCCTCGCCGCCGCCGAAAAACTCCGCGCCCGCAAGCTCCGCGACTACTTCCGTTCGCTCCTCGACCAACTCATCGCCGACTACGCCGTCGCTGACCGCGGCTTTGAGATCAAGGAAGTCGCCTCCGGCTTCCGCTTCGCCACCAAGCCCGAGTACCACGACGCCGTCCGCGGCTTCGTCAAGTCCCTCAAGCCGCCGCTAAAGCTCTCCCTCCAGGCGCTCGAAACTCTCGCCGTCGTCGCCTACAAGCAGCCCATCACCGCACCCGAGGTCTCCGAGATCCGCGGCGTCGAGTCCGCCGGCACCCTCGGCTCGCTGCTCACCCGCAAGCTCATCGCCACCGCCGGCCGCAAGCAGGTCATCGGCCGCCCCATCCTGTATAAGACCACCAAGGACTTCCTCCTTCGCTTCGGGCTCAAAGACATCAACGAGCTTCCCAGCATCGAAGAGTTCGAGCGCATGGCCGGCGAGCTCAACGAGGCTGTCCAGGAGGAGATCCAGATGGAAGAGCACCAGGCTTCGGATATAGAACTGTCATCTCAATCGGAGTCCGCGCCTTCTGCGGACGGAGTGGAGAGACCTGCAGATGAACCCGCCCCGGAGTCCGGCGGCTCCCCCGCCCTCGACGAGCTCAACGCCGTCCCCGAGCCCACCCACACGCTCCACGAAACCCCCGAAGACCTCATCTCCGACAAGTCCACCCACCCCGAAGGCACCAAGCAGGAAACCGAGTAG